From the genome of Triticum aestivum cultivar Chinese Spring chromosome 3B, IWGSC CS RefSeq v2.1, whole genome shotgun sequence, one region includes:
- the LOC123070327 gene encoding uncharacterized protein, which yields MAPPSSLRKLRELMKGKLSPGENSIRDKDEENPEVALVSKKVNKKRKKLPGTKKGEGRDVDRLVREEDPEVVLVSKKLNKRRKKLPGTKMGERRDVDRLVREEDPEVVLVSKKLKTHPVSEPNASSRESIWESSEPLTGKKRKEGKGHAVLVGQDGSEVAPVAKKWKPKPVAKKWKPEPVPEDIRLSASSTVIVAYAPDMPHRYGHLLRSITFLLPYKSDGTAYECDPNRVKDLISRTRCGLCLFFQWVQRDKEMFCWIINISTNNSTQFLVNPAFVSEMLEVKVKRAACAFSLNFCSDKKWAGVKNALELVFSSPQHKTSEAPDNMYVFTRIDDCVYFRNIKINDFPNIAEGEPLDLKEVGPYFCLKLVDIHGETDVPYLPSDVVPQNKIKVCPIQYCSLSPELGSCIAPHSLYLNDENYTILIENGHDLSAFEGYNVSLEEFLAEQPLLKIKHIVGSKTGEECLFVRNIAKYIIKSILAYLVKLFSRDKCIKMKIIGRKHIFLKGSKVKFYGVEFVQFEENQAEDNVVCVVGLISGCFPEDLIPSDLSEMLDLLLSDPLHNLEAGKGDCSLLSAKERRELLVLLHTEYMTNVKPMLCGKDGDDPNGNLEEFFAGCPYIETWVDTMTKNTYLTEVASYNSVLGVLKLEKRKEENKEKLENEEDDNKKLIQKGERQFHVLRNCDVHIPEKAAKDGICPFRLTWCDYIRTCYFRKYLSFVQRRMESYLKPTR from the exons atggcgccgccgtcgtcgttgaggaAACTCCGAGAGCTGATGAAGGGCAAATTGAGCCCCGGGGAAAATTCCATTAGGGATAAGGATGAGGAGAATCCAGAGGTTGCGCTTGTTTCAAAGAAGGTGAACAAGAAGCGGAAGAAGCTGCCGGGTACCAAGAAGGGGGAAGGGCGCGACGTGGATAGGCTGGTCCGGGAGGAGGATCCCGAGGTTGTGCTCGTTTCAAAGAAGCTGAACAAGAGGCGGAAGAAGCTGCCGGGTACCAAAATGGGGGAAAGGCGCGACGTGGATAGGCTGGTCCGGGAAGAGGATCCTGAGGTTGTGCTTGTTTCAAAGAAGCTGAAGACACATCCGGTGAGTGAACCGAATGCATCATCGAGGGAATCGATCTGGGAATCCAGTGAACCGCTCACGGGTAAGAAGAGAAAAGAGGGGAAAGGCCACGCCGTGCTGGTCGGGCAGGATGGTTCGGAGGTTGCTCCTGTGGCAAAGAAGTGGAAGCCAAAGCCGGTGGCAAAGAAGTGGAAGCCAGAGCCGGTGCCAGAGGACATTCGCTTGAGTGCATCATCGACTGTTATTGTTGCTTATGCTCCAGACATGCCACACAG GTATGGACATTTGCTAAGGTCGATTACCTTTCTTCTGCCTTACAAGAGTGATGGGACGGCATATGAATGTGATCCCAACAGAGTGAAAGATCTGATAAGTCGAACCAGATGTGGTTTATGTCTTTTCTTTCAG TGGGTTCAAAGAGATAAGGAGATGTTTTGTTGGATAATTAATATATCGACAAATAATTCTACTCAGTTCCTCGTAAATCCAG CATTTGTATCTGAAATGTTAGAAGTGAAAGTTAAGCGTGCAGCTTGTGCTTTCTCATTAAACTTCTGTAGTGATAAAAAATGGGCTGGTGTAAAGAATGCTTTGGAGCTG GTGTTTTCTTCACCTCAACACAAGACATCTGAAGCTCCTGATAATATGTATGTCTTCACAAGGATAGATGATTGTGTCTACTTCAGAAATATAAAG ATTAATGATTTCCCCAATATTGCCGAAGGCGAGCCATTGGATCTGAAAGAG GTTGGACCTTATTTTTGCCTGAAGCTTGTGGATATTCATGGAGAGACTGATGTCCCATATCTACCTTCAGATGTTGTTCCACAAAATAAG ATTAAAGTGTGTCCCATTCAATATTGTAGTTTGTCACCTGAATTGGGATCTTGCATAGCACCTCATTCCCTCTACTTGAATGACGAAAACTATACGATCCTTATTGAGAATGGTCATGATTTGTCAGCATTTGAGGGTTATAATGTTAGCCTTGAGGAGTTTCTTGCAGAGCAACCGTTATTGAAAATAAAACATATTGTTGGATCAAAAACTGGCGAGGAGTGTTTGTTTGTGAGAAACATTGCCAAGTATATCATCAAATCCATCCTTGCATACCTTGTTAAGCTCTTCTCTCGTGACAAATGTATCAAAATGAAGATAATAGGGCGCAAACATATCTTTCTGAAAGGGTCCAAAGTCAAATTCTATGGGGTGGAATTTGTACAGTTTGAAGAAAATCAAGCAGAAGACAATGTAGTGTGTGTTGTTGGGTTAATAAGTGGATGCTTCCCTGAAGACCTCATCCCTAGTGATTTAAGTGAGATGCTTGATCTTTTGCTATCAGATCCTCTGCACAATCTTGAAGCAGGGAAAGGTGATTGCTCCCTGCTGTCAGCAAAAGAGAGGAGAGAACTCTTGGTTCTTTTGCATACCGAGTACATGACAAATGTGAAACCTATGTTATGTGGTAAAGATGGCGACGATCCAAATGGAAATTTGGAAGAGTTCTTCGCAGGGTGCCCATACATAGAAACATGGGTAGACACTATGACAAAAAACACTTACCTAACTGAGGTCGCCAGTTATAACTCGGTACTGGGGGTTTTGAAACTGGAGAAGAGAAAAGAGGAGAACAAAGAGAAGTTGGAGAATGAAGAGGATGACAATAAAAAGCTAATACAAAAAGGAGAGCGACAGTTTCATGTTCTAAGAAATTGTGATGTACATATTCCTGAGAAGGCTGCAAAG GATGGAATATGTCCATTTCGTCTGACGTGGTGTGACTACATCCGTACGTGCTACTTTCGAAAGTATCTCTCCTTTGTGCAAAGGCGCATGGAATCTTATCTAAAGCCGACAAGGTGA